A window of the Sardina pilchardus chromosome 21, fSarPil1.1, whole genome shotgun sequence genome harbors these coding sequences:
- the ccna2 gene encoding cyclin-A2, translated as MSAFTGNALHDTERVLQNQENSQRLRAAKGRSENQENVIPKLANRTVLGALENNPRRLQTQRGLKQGLNQGLSCKSEDNGRSCAEKLVPKQPAFQIHMDEPDGACIKKQVSSKRSPVDTSPLTLNPTVTRLRQPLAPIDLPMDVSFESAMDMSVLEEEKPPCVNEVNEYAAEIHAHLREMEVKCKPKPGYMKKQPDITNSMRAILVDWLVEVGEEYKLQNETLYLAVNYIDRFLSSMSVLRGKLQLVGTAAMLLASKFEEIYPPEVAEFVYITDDTYTKKQVLRMEHLILKVLSFDLSAPTINQFLTQYFLHQPVSKRVESLAMFLGELSLVDTDPSLKYLPSQTAASAYVLANHTITGGSWSKTLVEATGYTQEDLMPCVLDLHQTYLNAAKHAQQSVREKYKTSKYHEVSLIEPPEKLQLE; from the exons ATGTCAGCCTTTACTGGAAACGCGCTTCATGACACCGAGAGAGTGCTTCAGAATCAAGAAAACTCCCAGCGACTACGGGCTGCTAAAGGCAGGTCGGAAAATCAAGAAAATGTGATCCCAAAGCTTGCTAACAGAACTGTATTGGGAGCCTTGGAGAACAATCCACGCAGACTTCAGACTCAGCGCGGCTTAAAACAG GGATTAAACCAAGGACTGTCCTGCAAATCAGAAGACAATGGCCGGAGCTGTGCTGAAAAGTTGGTTCCTAAACAGCCGGCTTTCCAGATTCATATGGATGAGCCTGATGGTGCCTGCATCAAGAAACAAGTATCTTCCAAACGCAGCCCCGTGGACACTTCTCCCCTAACACTAAACCCCACTGTAACACGTCTAAGGCAACCACTGGCCCCTATTGATCTGCCTATGGATGTCAGTTTTG AGTCTGCCATGGATATGTCTGTTCTCGAAGAAGAGAAACCACCCTGTGTGAATGAAGTCAATGAGTATGCTGCAGAAATACATGCACATTTGCGGGAGATGGAG GTGAAGTGCAAACCAAAACCAGGATACATGAAAAAGCAGCCGGACATCACCAACAGCATGCGGGCCATCCTCGTGGACTGGCTTGTAGAGGTCGGAGAGGAGTACAAGCTTCAGAACGAGACCCTGTATCTGGCTGTGAACTACATTGACCGCTTCCTGTCTTCAATGTCCGTATTGAGGGGAAAGCTCCAGCTGGTGGGAACAGCCGCCATGCTGCTGGCTTC GAAATTCGAGGAGATCTACCCTCCAGAGGTGGCAGAATTCGTTTACATTACTGATGACACTTACACGAAAAAACAGGTGTTGAGAATGGAGCATCTGATCCTGAAGGTGTTGTCTTTTGATCTGTCGGCCCCCACAATCAACCAGTTTCTCACCCAGTACTTTCTGCACCAGCCAGTCAGCAAAAGGGTAGAGAGTTTGGCAATG TTTCTTGGTGAGTTGAGCCTGGTAGATACAGACCCCTCCCTGAAGTATCTCCCCTCACAAACGGCAGCTTCTGCATACGTTTTGGCCAATCACACGATCACAGGTGGATCTTGG TCGAAGACGCTGGTTGAGGCCACTGGATACACTCAGGAAGACTTGATGCCCTGTGTGTTGGATCTGCATCAGACCTACCTCAATGCTGCCAAACATGCACAGCAGTCTGTGAGGGAGAAATACAAAACCTCAAA GTACCATGAAGTCTCCCTCATCGAACCCCCAGAGAAGTTGCAATTAGAATAG
- the bbs7 gene encoding Bardet-Biedl syndrome 7 protein translates to MEINLNHVDYVQVGVTSQKTMRLLPAIGRKATQKVAVADHDGVLTCFGMKKGEAVPVFKTLPSQKISRLELGGAQGTPQEKIFVSCGSEVRGFTKKGKQFLSFEANLTETINAMHVSGADLFVCASYIYNHYLDCKDQDYYLSGDKINDIVCLPVETVGRTVPILACQDRVLRVLQGSELLYDVEVPGPPSVLELNNQDGGTEGEEVLYGTADGKLGLVKITESSPVSKWEINNDKRKGGILCIDTFDLVGDGVKEILVGRDDGTVEVYGLDSSNELTLRYEHVLSESVTSIQGGCVGKENYDEVLTTTYTGWVTGLTSEPQQMEAGPGEEVKMSKETQAKVAALRAELEQLQVKVLQGREKYQQSSQSSTAVSAVPVFSVNDKFTLCQDDASYSLTLEVQTAIDNLLLQSDVPIDLLDVDKNSAVVSFSECDSEQPNGNFLLATYRCQANTTRLELKVRSIEGQYGTLQAYITPRLQPKTCQVRQYLIKPLSLHQRTHSIDQDRPVNTLSLVGQFSFAEIHSWVVFCLPEVPEKTPAGDNITFYFQNTFLGTQLEATYCKGEAHFKSDNISTISILKDVLSKEATKRKINLNTSYDINEDSVSHTLKMIHPKLEYQLLLAKKVQLIEALKELQVHEGNADFLIPEYRGILDESAHLLEEYKKQPAHLERLYGMITDLFIDKFKFKGQNVKTKVSLLLEILDNYDLNSLMDFFNEA, encoded by the exons GTGGCAGTGGCAGATCATGATGGTGTGCTGACATGCTTTGGGATGAAAAAGGGAGAGGCAGTG CCTGTGTTTAAGACGTTGCCAAGCCAAAAGATATCCAGGCTGGAGCTGGGCGGAGCGCAGGGGACTCCTCAGGAGAAGATCTTTGTGTCTTGTGGCTCTGAAGTCAGAGGCTTCACCAAGAAGGGAAAGCAGTTCCTGTCATTTGaagccaatctgacagagactATAAATGCCAT GCACGTTTCCGGGGCTGATCTTTTCGTGTGTGCCAGCTACATCTACAACCATTACCTTGACTGTAAAGATCAGGACTACTACTTGTCCGGCGACAAAATCAACGACATTGTGTGCCTGCCAGTGGAGACTGTGGGCCGAACTGTGCCCATTCTAGCCTGCCAAGACCGCGTACTCAGAGTCCTTCAG GGATCTGAGCTTCTGTATGATGTAGAAGTTCCTGGGCCTCCATCCGTTTTGGAGCTCAACAATCAAGATGGCG gtacagagggagaggaagttcTCTATGGAACAGCAGACGGGAAACTTGGACTCGTGAAAATAACAGAATCCTCTCCTGTTTCAAAATGGGAAATCAATAATGACAAGAGGAAAGGAG GGATACTGTGTATTGACACTTTTGACCTTGTCGGTGATGGAGTGAAGGAGATCTTGGTAGGCAGGGATGATGGAACTGTGGAGGTCTATGGACTAGACAGCTCAAATGAACTTACTCTGCGCTACGAACAT GTTTTGTCAGAAAGCGTTACATCAATCCAGGGAGGCTGTGTAGGAAAAGAGAACTACGATGAGGTGCTGACAACCACCTACACAG GCTGGGTGACGGGACTGACCTCTGAGCCCCAGCAGATGGAGGCCGGCCctggagaggaggtgaagatgaGCAAAGAGACCCAGGCTAAGGTGGCAGCCCTCAG GGCTGAGTTAGAGCAGCTGCAGGTGAAGGTCTTGCAGGGCCGAGAGAAGTACCAGCAGAGCTCTCAGTCCAGCACTGCCGTCTCGGCCGTCCCTGTGTTCAGCGTCAACGACAAGTTCACCCTGTGCCAGGACGACGCCAGCTACAGCCTCACGCTGGAGGTCCAGACCGCCATCGACAACTTACTTCTGCAG AGTGACGTTCCTATCGACTTACTGGATGTAGACAAGAACTCTGCTGTTGTGAGCTTCAGTGAGTGTGATTCGGAG CAACCAAACGGCAATTTTCTTCTGGCTACATACAGGTGCCAAGCAAATACCACCAGACTTGAGTTGAAG gtGAGGTCTATTGAGGGCCAGTATGGCACTCTGCAGGCGTACATCACCCCTCGCCTGCAGCCCAAGACCTGCCAGGTGCGCCAGTACCTGATCAAGCCTTTATCCCTCCACCAAAGAACCCACTCCATCGACCAGGACAG acctgtgaACACGCTGAGCCTGGTTGGACAGTTCAGCTTTGCGGAGATCCACTCATGGGTGGTGTTCTGTCTGCCGGAGGTGCCAGAGAAGACCCCGGCAGGAGACAACATCACCTTCTACTTCCAGAACACCTTTCTTGGAACCCAGCTGGAAGCTACTTACTG CAAAGGGGAGGCACACTTCAAATCTGACAACATCTCCACAATATCAATACTAAAGGATGTCCTATCCAAAGAGGCCACAAAGAGAAAAATTAACCTGAACACATCTTACG ATATAAATGAAGACTCTGTGAGCCATACACTGAAGATGATTCACCCTAAGCTGGAGTACCAGTTGTTACTAGCCAAAAAGGTGCAGCTTATTGAGGCACTAAAG gaactgcaggtccACGAAGGCAATGCAGATTTTCTTATTCCTGAGTATCGTGGTATTCTAGATGAGTCTGCCCACCTGTTGGAAGAGTACAAGAAGCAGCCAGCCCATTTGGAAAGATTATACG GTATGATAACTGATCTCTTCATTGACAAATTCAAGTTTAAAGGACAAAATGTGAAAACAAAAGTTTCGTTGTTACTGGAAATTCTGGATAACTATGATCTGAATTCTTTAATGGATTTTTTTAATGAAGCTTAA